A genomic window from Lotus japonicus ecotype B-129 chromosome 1, LjGifu_v1.2 includes:
- the LOC130733529 gene encoding FCS-Like Zinc finger 6-like: MMLGKRPRPPMKRTTSMSEITFDLNTAPEDGGATGNRHGGAAGFNGSDQSRILATVSPRNHRTHSVDFAQTPDFLRCCFLCKRRLAPGRDIYMYRGDSAFCSLECRQQQMNQDERKDKCCVASKKQVVATAGSQVTSTKGETVVATKS, translated from the exons ATGATGTTAGGGAAGAGACCTCGTCCTCCGATGAAGAGAACCACCAGCATGTCGGAGATAACCTTCGATCTGAACACGGCGCCGGAAGATGGTGGTGCTACCGGCAACCGGCACGGAGGAGCTGCTGGTTTTAACGGTTCAGATCAGAGCAGGATTTTGGCCACGGTTTCGCCCAGAAATCACAGAACGCATTCTGTGGATTTTGCTCAAACCCCTGATTTCTTGCGTTGTTGCTTCCTCTGTAAACGCCGTTTGGCTCCTGGCCGTGACATCTACATGTACAG GGGTGATAGTGCATTTTGCAGTCTAGAGTGCCGTCAGCAGCAGATGAACCAAGATGAGAGAAAGGATAAGTGTTGTGTGGCATCAAAGAAACAAGTTGTGGCTACTGCTGGGTCTCAAGTCACCAGTACCAAAGGGGAAACTGTGGTTGCCACAAAGTCGTAG
- the LOC130733521 gene encoding uncharacterized protein LOC130733521, whose translation FFDPFEILKLHPATLTPLLTHTPFSLSLSQSLTLTHSPSLKLSRTDALIHTAPPPPAAAPPRHDTTGHHHGTTGATVHLCKLLKVMDKFLVKRARSSSEQCGSSSSQQQPPHVEVNLNELPSDPGLRPRITTYHPNDQDKIRRAYLQKGPCQPKNHNFPQKKVGTSKRRFSTAWFTEFGSWLEYSIEKDAAYCLCCYLFRPDQGNQGGGETFVTKGFNKWNNKERITLHVGSPNSAHNIAFKKCQDLMKQDQHIDTVMSRHSDTQRNIYRTRLKATIDCVCWLLKQGLAFRGHDESKGSTRQGNFLELLKFLAMHNDLIKSVVLDNAPENHQLIAPTIQKDIAHAAASETTNAIIADIGNEFFAILVDEARDISTKEQMAIALLYVNKTGSIVERFLGIVHVKDTTASSLKSAIDELFCKHGLSISSIRGQGYDGASNMSGEFNGLKSLILRENPCAYYVHCFAHQLQLTLVAIAQEHGEVSLFFNLVSKLMNVVGGSCKRVDMLHEKQLEHIREELSRGEISSGQGLNQETNLARPADTRWSSHYVTLVRIILMYSAIIDVLHIMKEDGYPRQAKGEASGLLIMLQGFDFVFFLHLMRRVLGISHELSQSLQRKDQDIMSAMNLVNITKTRFASLRNDGWEPLLKEVTLFCNKQSISVPPMESVFVSGQSRRQTRSITTEHHYRVELFYTVIDMQLQELNDRFSEINTQLLLCLASLDPSNLFSAFDKAKVLEFASFYPNEFTPFNLVMLDNALECYIMDMRTSDEFASLEGLQQLSEKLVEKGRHVVYPLVYLLLKLALILPVATATVERAFSAMNIVKNRLRNRIGDTWMNDCLVTYIESDVFNNIDSELIVQRFQNMKSRRGQL comes from the exons ttttttgacccctttgaaattttaaaattgcaCCCAGCCACCCTGACCCCACTACTCACTCAcactcctttctctctctctctctctcagtcTCTCACGCTCACGCACTCACCCTCTCTCAAACTCTCACGCACAGACGCACTCATTCAcacagcaccaccaccaccggctGCCGCACCGCCACGGCACGAcaccaccggccaccaccacGGCACCACTGGCGCCACCGTCCATCTTTGCAAGCTGTTGAAG GTCATGGATAAATTTTTAGTAAAAAGAGCAAGGTCATCAAGTGAGCAATGTGGATCAAGCTCGTCACAACAACAACCACCACATGTTGAAGTTAATCTAAATGAGTTGCCATCGGATCCTGGATTGCGACCAAGAATTACAACATATCATCCTAATGATCAAGATAAGATACGGAGAGCATATTTGCAAAAAGGACCATGTCAACCTAAGAATCACAACTTTCCACAAAAGAAAGTCGGAACCTCAAAAAGAAGATTTTCCACGGCATGGTTCACTGAATTTGGAAGTTGGTTAGAGTACAGCATTGAAAAAGATGCTGCATATTGTTTGTGTTGCTATCTCTTTAGGCCCGATCAAGGAAACCAAGGTGGTGGTGAGACATTTGTCACCAAGGGATTCAACAAATGGAACAACAAAGAAAGGATCACACTTCATGTTGGAAGTCCTAATAGTGCTCATAACATTGCTTTCAAGAAATGTCAGGACTTAATGAAACAAGATCAACATATTGACACTGTCATGTCTAGGCATTCTGACACACAACGCAACATCTACAGAACACGCTTAAAGGCAACAATTGATTGTGTTTGTTGGCTACTAAAGCAAGGCTTAGCTTTTCGTGGTCATGATGAGTCAAAGGGTTCTACCAGACAAGGTAACTTCCTTGAGCTACTTAAATTTCTTGCCATGCACAATGATTTGATAAAAAGTGTTGTTTTGGATAATGCTCCTGAAAACCATCAATTAATTGCTCCAACAATCCAAAAAGATATTGCTCATGCTGCTGCATCAGAAACTACTAATGCTATTATTGCTGATATTGGAAATGAATTCTTTGCTATTCTTGTTGATGAAGCTCGTGACATATCAACTAAAGAACAAATGGCAATTGCTCTGCTTTATGTTAATAAAACTGGAAGTATTGTTGAGCGTTTTTTAGGCATTGTTCATGTTAAGGATACCACTGCTTCATCATTGAAATCAGCAATTGATGAACTATTTTGTAAACATGGGCTTAGTATATCAAGTATCCGTGGACAAGGTTATGATGGTGCTAGCAACATGAGTGGAGAATTTAATGGTCTGAAAAGTTTAATTTTAAGGGAGAATCCATGTGCATATTATGTCCATTGCTTTGCTCATCAATTACAACTTACTTTAGTTGCTATTGCTCAAGAACATGGTGAAGTTTCCTTATTTTTTAACTTAGTCTCCAAGTTAATGAATGTTGTTGGGGGATCTTGCAAGCGAGTTGACATGCTTCATGAAAAACAATTGGAACATATTAGAGAAGAATTAAGCAGAGGAGAAATTTCTAGTGGGCAAGGTCTTAACCAAGAAACTAATCTGGCACGCCCTGCTGATACTCGTTGGAGTTCTCATTATGTCACTTTGGTTAGGATAATATTGATGTATTCTGCTATTATTGATGTTCTGCACATTATGAAAGAAGACGGATACCCCCGACAGGCAAAAGGTGAAGCATCTGGTCTTTTAATTATGTTGCAAGGTTTTGATTTTGTATTCTTCTTGCATTTGATGAGACGTGTATTGGGTATTTCACATGAATTGTCACAATCATtgcaaaggaaagatcaagacATCATGAGTGCTATGAACTTGGTTAACATCACAAAGACTAGGTTTGCATCACTTAGGAATGATGGATGGGAGCCTTTATTGAAGGAAGTCACTTTATTTTGCAATAAGCAATCTATTAGTGTTCCTCCTATGGAAAGTGTGTTTGTTAGTGGGCAGTCACGGCGTCAAACGCGTAGCATTACAACAGAGCATCATTATCGTGTTGAGTTATTTTATACCGTGATAGATATGCAGCTTCAAGAACTCAATGACCGTTTTAGTGAGATTaatacccaattgctcctttgtTTGGCTTCTTTGGATCCATCTAATTTGTTCTCTGCTTTTGATAAGGCAAAGGTGTTGGAATTTGCAAGTTTTTATCCAAATGAGTTCACTCCATTTAATTTAGTGATGCTTGATAATGCACTAGAATGTTACATCATGGATATGCGAACAAGTGATGAATTTGCCTCTTTGGAAGGACTCCAACAACTTTCAGAGAAGTTGGTTGAAAAAGGAAGACATGTTGTGTATCCACTTGTttatcttcttttgaaattgGCACTGATTTTGCCTGTTGCAACAGCCACTGTAGAAAGAGCTTTCTCTGCTATGAATATTGTGAAGAATAGGCTGCGTAACCGAATTGGAGATACATGGATGAATGATTGTTTAGTTACTTATATTGAGAGTGATGTATTTAATAACATTGACTCTGAGCTTATTGTTCAACGATTTCAGAATATGAAATCGCGTAGAGGACAACTATGA